The Nitrospirota bacterium genome includes a region encoding these proteins:
- a CDS encoding lysozyme: MKHRYTTDKGVDFIKGFERFVPRVYDDGYGYPTIGYGHMLLPGEMFDLIGEEEAEALLRRDLFKAERSVLRLIDLPLGDNEYDALVSFAFNAGGGALQRSTLRMKLNRGEDKEEVAAEFLKWIYAGGKKTRGLLRRRLAEREMFLS, translated from the coding sequence ATGAAACACCGTTATACCACCGATAAGGGCGTCGATTTCATCAAGGGCTTCGAGCGCTTTGTTCCCCGTGTCTATGACGACGGCTACGGCTATCCCACCATCGGTTACGGGCACATGCTGCTCCCCGGAGAAATGTTCGATCTCATCGGTGAGGAAGAGGCCGAAGCCCTGCTGAGAAGAGACCTCTTCAAGGCCGAGCGCTCCGTGCTCAGGCTGATCGACCTGCCGCTCGGGGACAACGAATACGATGCCCTTGTCTCATTCGCCTTCAACGCCGGAGGCGGCGCACTGCAGCGGAGCACGCTCCGGATGAAGCTGAACCGGGGGGAGGACAAAGAAGAGGTAGCCGCCGAATTCCTGAAGTGGATATATGCAGGCGGCAAAAAAACGAGAGGCCTGCTCAGGCGCAGACTGGCCGAAAGGGAGATGTTCCTCTCATGA
- a CDS encoding phage protein Gp37, producing the protein MRIEDLEDKLIETVKTAMPYLRYVDTYQGELDETNIVQFVKNFPAVLIYMEESRYLNRAWPLKWQSVEITILVCDRNLRGNKSARRGDRSNPGTYGMLQDLFDTLFGKDLGLAMDALDILSETALINTSKLAVYAARYKTKFAKN; encoded by the coding sequence ATGAGAATCGAAGACCTCGAAGACAAGCTCATCGAGACCGTCAAGACGGCAATGCCCTACCTGCGCTATGTGGACACGTACCAGGGCGAGCTTGACGAGACGAACATCGTCCAGTTCGTCAAAAACTTCCCTGCCGTGCTCATCTATATGGAGGAATCGCGCTATCTGAACCGCGCCTGGCCGCTCAAATGGCAGAGCGTCGAGATCACCATCCTCGTCTGCGACCGCAACTTGCGCGGCAACAAGAGCGCCCGCCGCGGCGACCGATCGAATCCGGGCACGTACGGGATGCTGCAGGACTTGTTCGATACGCTCTTTGGCAAAGACCTCGGCCTTGCCATGGACGCCCTGGATATCCTGTCGGAGACGGCATTGATCAATACATCGAAGCTGGCCGTCTATGCGGCCCGCTATAAAACCAAATTCGCAAAGAATTAA
- a CDS encoding DUF1320 domain-containing protein: protein MPYSTLDDLKKPLPEKNIIELTDDDGLGVVDQTKVDEAIAYADQLIDGYLRGRYSLPLSTVPGLIKQLSVDLAIFHLYGRRFEMELPEGIMARYKNAIKLLEQIQKGLISLGIESASTGSQGIYKSNKTSDDRTFSKDILDTF from the coding sequence ATGCCCTACAGCACGCTCGACGACCTCAAGAAACCGCTCCCTGAGAAGAACATCATCGAGCTCACCGATGATGACGGCCTCGGGGTGGTCGACCAGACAAAGGTCGATGAGGCCATCGCCTATGCCGACCAGCTGATAGACGGCTACCTGAGAGGAAGGTACTCCCTTCCTCTCTCCACCGTCCCCGGCCTCATCAAGCAGCTCTCGGTGGACCTCGCCATCTTTCACCTCTACGGCAGGCGCTTCGAGATGGAGCTGCCCGAGGGCATCATGGCGCGGTACAAGAACGCAATCAAGCTCCTGGAGCAGATACAGAAGGGTCTCATCAGCCTCGGCATCGAGAGCGCAAGCACCGGGAGCCAGGGCATCTACAAGAGCAACAAGACGTCCGACGACCGGACGTTCTCGAAAGATATTTTAGACACGTTTTAA
- a CDS encoding capsid cement protein, with amino-acid sequence MRNFSFISKGGLAVCVLLLFVGLLAIASVSPAASTMGSLACAPIVFGMMGQTSGVEKSVKCTAAVSAFTIAKFGADDDTLSAATASTEDLIGIFQHDTAAAGDEVRVMLTGISKVVLGGTVTRGNWLTSDANAKAVAIGAVAGTNYNSIGRALASGVAGDIIPVLLEPGRPQG; translated from the coding sequence ATGAGGAATTTCAGTTTTATCAGTAAGGGCGGACTCGCTGTTTGTGTTCTGCTCCTGTTTGTGGGGCTGTTGGCGATCGCTTCAGTCAGTCCTGCGGCATCAACCATGGGATCGCTCGCCTGCGCGCCGATCGTATTCGGCATGATGGGCCAGACCTCGGGTGTCGAGAAATCAGTGAAGTGTACTGCGGCGGTGTCGGCGTTCACCATTGCCAAGTTCGGCGCCGATGACGACACCTTGTCGGCAGCCACAGCCTCGACGGAGGACCTTATAGGTATTTTCCAGCACGACACAGCAGCTGCCGGCGACGAGGTGAGGGTAATGCTGACCGGCATCAGCAAGGTCGTGCTCGGCGGAACGGTCACAAGAGGCAACTGGCTCACCTCTGATGCAAACGCCAAAGCAGTAGCCATCGGAGCGGTTGCAGGGACCAACTACAACTCAATCGGCCGTGCGCTTGCCTCGGGTGTGGCGGGAGACATCATCCCCGTGCTGCTCGAACCCGGCAGGCCGCAGGGATAA